The DNA sequence caagtgtttcgttttctttttcagcatTCCGTATTGAGTCAAATATCGCTTTCCAGTTATCAACAGCAACATTGTCGTCTATATGAAATGACTGGGACAAATGCAGAAAAGTGTCTCTCTCAGATACAACCGGAGATTTCTGGCTTCCAATTGCGCTTCTAGCAATGTCACaaacaaatccaaataaatcattattctTGATCTGTGAAGAAGCTTCTTTGAGGACTCTAACAAGATTGGTCCTTCCATCATTTATCTGATTGatgtattttaaaacatttttcaccATATCTGATGGGAGTATGTTCTGAGAAGAAGACCCCACTCCACTGTCATCTACATCAactctttgttcttcattctCTTGCTGCTGCTCTTCATTTCGAATGTATCTCTTCTTTACATTTCCTAAACCAAAAACTCCTGCACTAATCTCTCTATCTTCTCTAGCCTGAAGATGCTCACTATTCCATCCTTTCATTAATGGAAATGTCCGAGGAACAGGACGCTTGTCTTGTATAACTCTGTCTAAGTAGCAGAGCTgcatatgttaaaaaatgcatGTCAATTACTATTGTGTCGTGTCAACTAAATACAAAAGCCacttaaaataactaatacaACTTATGTTAATTATAGTACGAGCTATatcaacaacacacacaacataatgtaattatgttaataatcaacaatgcaaaatgtaaaacataccaTAAGGAAGGGAAGAGGTCCAGCAAATGCATTCTTCTCTGTGATTGAccaattttgttttgcaaATTTGAGAACAGATATTACATACGAACACCAATTTACATTTCTCACGTTATCCAGATCATCAATTATCTCTCCGATCTTAGATTTTACCATTCCACATGTTGATTGCTCAATCAATGTTGATTCTAgcaataacaaaaacattgTCTTAAACTGCCTTCCTCCTTGAAGATCATTCAACATAACTTTTAAAACATCGTTATGgttcacactttcttttttcgtaCCACATTTCTTTGCTATCTTCCTCATGAAAGCTGCATTACTTTTACACTTATCTCTAGAATAAGTAATGTCACCTCTTGGGAATCCATATACAAGCTCCACATCCTCTTCAGTGATATGAATTTGTTTACCATTGTTAAGATTTATCTTGCACTTATtctcttcaaaattttttaataatactaatgcTAATCTGCTAGGAATGTAATTAATCTTGAAATGTAGGACACTCTCGAAACCCAACTCCTTCACAGAATTAATCTGTTCCTCATTCAGTCTGCTTATTGcatcaacaaaatacattGGCTTCCTTTTCACTAGAAGCCTTTGAGATAGATTTTCAGCAATAACAATCTGTTTTCCATCTTCTacacttttcttttgctttttcttaACAATAATTAACTCTTTCTGAGATACTGAGGTACTCCTTTTTCGCTTGGATGTTCTtctgttttctgttttaaaatcaaacataataaatctatatcaattatacaaaGTATCATGACAATAACAAGTGTACTCTGTTGACATCAAGTGTGtgtatattactaaaattatttcattagataTACCAATCACAATTAACAGAATTTCAGGCATTAAGTATGCTCTATCATTAAAAGgtattttccatatatagttagaacaattatattattactattatgtcaacaattaaAGTTGACATAACCTGTTGATTATCTTATAAAGTTTATGGCAATTATACTctgtttatataaatatgactatgtcaactattatttaaacaagcttagaatatgtcaatagctattgacatactactacaaccttctcttcctttttttacaGCAGCATTTTTCGTTGGCATCTTTTCCGATTCTACAAtcgcaaatcaacaaaaaattcagCAAGTATCGAATTCATAAAAAACGAAATCGAGATGTTtattaaaacagaaaaattaaagcaatatacttaaaatatgaatcaatttcttaacctgAAGAAGTAGCTTCATGCGTCGCCGATTTTGACTGCTGTTCCTCAGCTTCAATCGATTTTTCAACCGATTCTTTCCGATTTTCCTCTTCGTTCGTCATTTAGATAAGCGAGATTTTCAATGTTTTTGGTTTGAATATTGAAAATCACCGAGTTGTTGCAGATTTTGAAGGATTCGAAGTGTATGAAGATCAGCGAGACAGATTTTTGACGAGAGAATTTAGAGTTTGATATCAGTTTGGATGTTTCACgctttttctatttatgaaattacaattttacccacttataatgttgtatttgttgacattttgtttagcttgtgaattagtggcccatattgcatctcatttctcaatttagctaaataatctcaacctaacaaagaccctatatatatatatatattttgtcattaCATTAACGTTTCATGGCATTTTTAATATCTATTATTGctgcattttaaaataagtgtcAAAAGAAGATTAACTTAATCACATTTCCATTACGTGTCTTATGATTATAAGGCCAAATATTAAGCCTAAATTAagatacaaatttaaatagaaaatgaaaatcgGTATATTTTGAGTATTAATATCCTTGTATAGTTCTCAATTTGCACTTTAGTCCTTTTCTCCCAAAGTAGgccttttttacatttttatattgaataatGGGCTTCATGTACAGCTATTTAATTgcttatactactattatcaATTACGTCCTAACAGAATCACCGAAACAGAAGCATAAATAGTGGAGTAATATTTCATTGGAATTGTtttgagtataaaatatacataaatttttatacttatcGTATTTGTGAACTTTtgcatgttattttttttatacatgaCTCTAAAATTTGGAGTACCATTCATAACTAGTTTTGATTTTACATTTTAGACTATCTATTAAATTAGTCACtttatatttacattaatttttttttataattaaatgagactcatttttcacttgtaactacttttttttaattttattttactacttttgtattaaattttataaacctCATTATTACGTGTCTTATGATTATAatgctaattaaatattaagcctaaatttaaatttaaatagacAATAAAAATCggtatatagaaaaaatatgatctgattttagattaaatagaatataaaataaactaagcGTACACATCTATATGACTATATCCACCGATTactttttagatttaataATTAACCGATTAGTTTACTGTGTTTTAAAGAAAACTTTTATATggattcaaaaaataaagtataagtagttaataaaataataagaaaaatcaagaaattgatTTCTTTAGTGATTTAGTTGGATCTCAATGTTATACAATATCAGTACAGTAAAATGGCAtactaaaatagcaaaatgtcTCCGAAATGAGTAATATACCTGAAattctctcattcttcttcttagGCGTACTTGCACTCAATTTCAAcaagattttatttgaaaaatttgaatgattaACCATTGGAGTTTAATGTAGGAATTTTTCTTAAGgcatgttattttcattttagtgttttatttttttaaatctgtccctgaaaatttgtcatatatttcatttttcgtccgtccctaaaaatttgacacatttcacttttaccatttttggtaatggaccctacattccactaattcattctcactcacattttattttaaaactaatatataaaagtaggatccacatgccaccaactttacaattcactttctattacatttcataaaacccatgccgggtcaaatggtgacgaaatttgggagacggagggagtatttattttactattaaataattgataaaattaactatttaagttgtatttgttgaaaattagACTGGCCTTGTTGCATGTAGTATTAgggtaattgaaatataaaaaccaCTGAGGGCGtgattgaaaaagaaaaatggattgtCGATGAAAGTGATGAAACTGAAATTTCCAGTAAGATGAGGCTTTAGTGAGACTGACATCATGCATATTCATGAAGCTCGATCTGATTAAACATCACAACtactttatcaaataaattaaaggttATTAACTTCACAACACTTGTTTGAAAATCCCCACAATAGAAGACGAAACTTGAacaatattactatttatttattaatccTGTAATAATCGAAGGCTGATTCAACGCGAGCTCCTTTGACTTTGTAGTATTGGAAGTACTCTTCGAACATGAAGTCTCTATAGACCGCAGGCTTGTCTTTGGTGACGAGCTCTTTGATGGGACCAAATGGCTTCCCTTGTGCTCGGATGCTCGGTGTGGAGAAGGTTGCCACCGAGATCCTCGGCCCTGCCAACTGCGACAACACTCTATGTTCCACGCTCATGAACTCGTCGTTGCTAAGAATCTGcaaatgataattataattaattacgtaatcaaacaataataattgtttCCAGTGGTGTAATTAAGTGAGGCTGATCATATAATTAACCTGCATGAGATCACCGAAGTTGGTGATGAGGGCCCCAGGGACGGGCGGTACATCAACCCATTGGTTGTCGCGAAGCATCTGAAGGCCGCCGAGGGTGTCCTGAATGAGCAAGGTGAGGAAAGTGGTGTCGGAATGCTTGGGGGCTCCTAAGGTCTTGTGAGGCTCGGGACAAGCTGGGTAATACAAACATGATATAGACTGACTTTTCATGCACTCCATTTTGGACAAGTAATCAGTGGGAAGGCCTAAGGCTTCTGAGAACAACTCTGCCATTAGTTCCCTCACCTCAATCATGTACTTTACATACTCCTCCATTTCCTTCCtgcaaatcaaaacaaattacGACAAATGAGAACTCATCCCAAAAGATTAGTCTGTCTAGATATAAAGCCTATTTGGTGTATAAACTCCACACCAGTTGCTTTCACAATCGATGTGGGACATTGAGTCTGTAATAGTATACCTGCAGGCTGAAGGAATTTCGTGAGAGTCAAGATGATCGTTAGTGTAAACCACATTCAAAACATCCCTCCAACAAGCAGGATCGCCTTTCTGAGCGGGGAGGTTGCTGTTCCACTTCACTAGCTTGCTTCTCTCGTATGTGTAGAGTGACTCCTTCTCCTCGTATGGGAGCTCGTGGAATCTCTTTATAGATTCCAACATGGCGTTCATTGTTTCCAACGGAACGCCATGGTTGATGATGCTGAAGAAACCCCATTCTCTGGCAGCCTTACCGATCGCCTCCACCACTTCCCTCCGCCTTGCTCCCCCACTCTCCGCCCCAGTCAGGTCTATCACAGGAAGCTCCACCGCTGCGCCCTTGGCTGTTGGGTAACGGTCTATGACCTCCTGCGGATGCACGAAGAGACGGGGTATCTCCTTCACTCCCGCATCCACCAGACCCTTCACTCCTGTTTTTCTTTCGTCGAATTCCTTAACTTCTTTCTCCCAATCGAAATCTACGTTGCTAACACCCACCATTTTCCAAATCAAATGCTGAAAATGAAGATAATTAGATTATCGTTTGCTGAATATGTATGGTTGAGTAGTTAAGAGTTGATGAATTGTCATAAGATATAGCCAACTATATATAGTAGACAACTCAATATTTTGCATGtgtaaacttttaattctttaaGCGTTACCAAGAGGGTCAAAAACGGAATGCTTTACagtatatttaaaaagttcaaatttttcgagttaatattaaaagaaGCTTGATTGAAACTAAAGATGTAATTCATTGGCTTGGAGCAAGAAGAGTCATTTATTTAATGGAATTATTACAattttccaattaattttatagattaatattatacttatctatttatttgtttattactattattttaatgaacaTTATGGTCATCAAATTATGTAATAGAGTCAAGTGTGCATGTGCATGGTGAAATTTAATAAAGCAAAACCAATAATTTTGTAGACTACTGGCCCGAATCTAATATTTTCATCAAGATCTGCGCCACAATATTTTTACaactaatttgattttgttcttatAAATCTGCTTTACAATTTTCCCTTGTTACGTAACTCTTACGGctaatctaattttatttgtcaaGATCATCTGCGccactttaatttatatattttgtctttaatttctttttgtgAGTTTAGAAAAATggattaatataataaactcTGTCACCGAAgcaaataaaagttaattaaataaagacaATGTACAACCCACATTAGTTGTTGATcgtttataaaataaatctgAGCTGCGGTCTAAATTGGCTGGCTATGTGAGACATTATTTATTTGCCACCACTCCAGTCACatgcaattttaaaatatgagtgagaagATTTCTGTAAGATTCTAGTgataatgataaattatttgtgTATTATTATGTGCCAATAAGAATTATTATACATcaataattaagaattattaaacgttaaaaaagggaaaaaaaaataaaactttcatataatttcatgGTCCAGATGATGATATATCATGTTGAAAACATTAATAAGGATTACAGATGCACTACACcatttaaaaagttattttgccattttgaatTGACATGATCTAAAGAACTAGTAGACCATGCATTAAAGtataacttaatattttacatgtgtcactttgtttattcaataatatttaatgagaGTTTCATAAACGGAATGCTTGACAACTTGACATAGAGAATAGAGAGCAATGAAGAACCATGAAAACCATGAAAAAAAGAGTCAAAGAAAAGAGTTTAAGTGGGAATTGGACTTAATTCTGAAAACCATGAAAAAAAGAGTCAAAGAAGTCCTACCAAGAGATATCCCGTATCCGGATACAATAGTTTATTGCAAAAACGGCATGTAAGACATTGtaattaaaaactttaaatCTGTTGAATTATTACAAAAAGAAGCTTGAATAAAACTTAAGATTTTGGCTTGGAGAAAGACGAATCTCTACCagctaatttttttaatatagaattattACAAATTGTTATTTCTCCACTCACAAAGCACGTTATtacttatattaaaactcgtgcaaCAAGGTACATGTCACTATTTTTTAGGACTGATAATGAGTGATTCAAATGAATTgacaaataaatcataaaatttttcaaattttgattaatctcgtattttttaaaagcaaAATAGTTTTCgtgtttcttaaaaataggaACTTTAGGAATGTCGgagattttaatttaaaatgtataaaataaaataaagatagaaagaaaaagtgtattagtgaaaaatgaatttcatatTACAGAGAGAAAGAACTTTTCTATAATaggtgtttttatttttaggaaacgACGCAAAACTaaaagagtttctatttttagtcaaAGGAGGGAGTTACTCCCCCCTTCTCCCATTAACTGACacaaatttcctttttcgtccgtcctcAGTTAATTGACATGCACATTCCATTAATTCATTgcaatcatattttattataaaattaatatataaaagtaggtctcacattctactaatttttatattcttttttcattacTATTCttaaaaattgtattaaataaacttatGTCAATTAATAGAAGACatagagggagtacatattaaatttgaaaatttttgcaatCTACTCATCTAAAGTTTTCCGGTCAAACTGTGCGTACAAATTTTGATGATATAGTATTTTATAGATGCATATTGATTTAAATGATGTGTTGTATTAATAACCATTTAAATTACAATATGCTCCccttttatgaaaaaatagtctttttttttttttttagatgatatggattttaatgagaaattaataaaataagaggaaatgaaaaagtagataaatGAGAAAGAAATGGAGAATAAGTATGAAAGATAGGAGAAAAATGtggataaagtagagagaaattttttatttttagtaatgtaACTACTTTTTGTAGACATCCCAAGACagtaaaatgagattatttttggtggacaaatggaataatattaattttattaatttttagtaatgtaACTACTTTCTGATCTGTGCATAAtgttatataatattaattttctcaattgttcTTTTCGTATACAAATCGACGTGATACTCGTAGCAAcgttattcaataaataaagtattttttccctctctatcataaaaaaataaaattaatagtatctCTTTCAACTGCTCTTTTCTCTGTTACCTCAAATAATAGTATGTTCTTTGCCCAACActatttacataaaataaagataactGAGGGAGAGAAAAGAGAACAAAGGAGACAAATTTAGTAAAAAGaggggaaaaaaagaaagatagaaCATAAATCAAATGTGTTGATTTAGAATTAAGGCTAAAACTGGTTCTGAACATAGGCCCATTTAAAAATCGGTCAAAATTGGATTAAAACCGTgtaaaaattgatgaaattgttagtgtaggaccaattgtgatccgagttgaaatATTCAGGAtgcaaaaaattcaaaagataaaatatatgatcaaaatcataaaatggatatatgttcaggaccagttttAACCTTTAGTCGTCCATTTATAATTCCATTTTAAAGGTATGCGATCAACTAATATTAACTTATAAACTTGGTGATTTATTTCGGTTAACATGTCAATtttgacataatttaaaaatatggtATGATTCTTTTTCAAAGTTGGTGGTGTCataatccatttttgaaaagtaCGGAAGTATGGAACCGATaagaatttaatcaaatttcgtaatttatttaacaatttatccaattaatttaataggttaataatgtaatactctctccattccataaaatagaaacattcgGGATGGTATgaatttaatgcataattggtaactAAGAATCAAATTTGATTATACTATAACTtatatccaaattaattttttttctcgatCTGCGCCACCATTTTTTATAgctaatttgattttgattttgttgtgataGAATAGAGCAATGATGTAATCGACataaacagaaaaataaagagacagaatttacgtggttcaccaacgttgcgttggctacgtccacgggcgTAAACCGTGAACAGATGTTATTCAAATTGTTTTCAGATTACAGAGTTTAATGCCCTACTCCTATGTAAATAAGCACACAGACGATGGACTAGGTccaatacaaattttaaggcctaaaacataaacatatcaTAGCCCGTCGGCTAGCAGCAAACCATATAGATTCAAGGCatggggagtgatcaattactaactcatcatttaattgttaactacaactaacttaaggccataggattttagaaaacgtgtggtctacaattttccacgtgtaatttttgtttttattaataaaataaaaaaagataaaaaaaaccctccaaattagggttttggatgaaaatgtcaatatagtgtttcgaaaatatcaacacaatgctttgagaatgtcaacacaatgctttaagaatgttaactcattgcgtatattgacattctacatgcattatattgacatattttatatagtatgttaaCATTTCtacgaatttttttttcaaattttgacgtcggaacatatgcatgtaggatatcgttggaatccttatgaaattatctttaatttgatatatgttatatgaatttaaagttttggaatttattttaaaagttagttataactaaacatgtagttaattgacatcaatacccctattgatattttttggaattaatcgtATGAcattattgacgtttttttgttgatcgtattgatatttaaggattaatgatctaagcccttaatttaaatatctaataactattatttagttatagttagcaattaagttataagttagcaatataacactctaatccaaggcatactaacagtTTTCTTATAAATCTGCTTCACAATTACGCCCCCGTTACTTACTCTTCATTACAGcaaatctaattttatttgtgatcATCTGGTTacgtatttattatttataccATTTTTTGTCGAATCAAATTAATACACTTTGTTACCATTTTTTGTCGAATCAAATTAATACACTTTGTTACTGAAGCAAGAGCCGTAGATAACGTAATTAAAAAGAGACAAGGTTCAGAATAACTAGATTATTAGTCGATTTTTTAAATCCTACTGTGACATTCGATTGCCACTTTGAATAATTTGCAATCTTCTTATCCAAAGTCTTTTTCCGGTTACCTTGTGTACAATTTTGACACACCAACCACGATTTCTCTCAAATTGAGAAAGACGGGATGATTGCGAAATTTTTGAACTTGTTGgtttatagtaatttattttttatttttgagtaaaATATAGCTATTTTTAGGAAAGTCAATCGGGCCAGCCTATCGGGTttcgggttaatcgggtggtgatctttttcgggttataaaaatTCAACACTAATCCTGAAAGCTCGGATTTCGGACTAGCCCAACGGATTAATCGGAttgctaccgataaaattaacatacgatcaatccaataaataatgatgaaaattagttatatttataaaatgtaaaatatttaat is a window from the Salvia hispanica cultivar TCC Black 2014 chromosome 1, UniMelb_Shisp_WGS_1.0, whole genome shotgun sequence genome containing:
- the LOC125216497 gene encoding 1-aminocyclopropane-1-carboxylate oxidase homolog 1-like codes for the protein MVGVSNVDFDWEKEVKEFDERKTGVKGLVDAGVKEIPRLFVHPQEVIDRYPTAKGAAVELPVIDLTGAESGGARRREVVEAIGKAAREWGFFSIINHGVPLETMNAMLESIKRFHELPYEEKESLYTYERSKLVKWNSNLPAQKGDPACWRDVLNVVYTNDHLDSHEIPSACRKEMEEYVKYMIEVRELMAELFSEALGLPTDYLSKMECMKSQSISCLYYPACPEPHKTLGAPKHSDTTFLTLLIQDTLGGLQMLRDNQWVDVPPVPGALITNFGDLMQILSNDEFMSVEHRVLSQLAGPRISVATFSTPSIRAQGKPFGPIKELVTKDKPAVYRDFMFEEYFQYYKVKGARVESAFDYYRINK